The region GTTTTAAATCAGATAGCATCAAAATTTTTAGATGCTACTGTCGATATTGTTCCAAATTGGAAAATGGCCACCCCAGATCCTATGGTTACTGTGGGAATACAATGCGAACCCTTTCCAATAGAAATGATTATCAGAGCCTATTTAACCGGATCTTCGTGGCGTTCTTACAAAAATGGAGCTCGCGAAATTTGTGGTATTCCAATTCCCGACGGTATGCGCGAACATCAGCGTTTTCCAGCTCCAATTATTACTCCAACAACCAAGGCAGAACAGGGTGCTCATGATGAGGATATTTCAAAAACCCGCATCTTACGAGGTGGATTAGTATCGCCCGAAGATTATGCTTTACTTGAAAAATTTACCACAAAACTTTTTGAACGAGGTAGTCAAATGGCAGAAGAACGCGGACTTATTTTGGTTGATACTAAATACGAATTTGGGAAAAAGGACGGTAAAATTTACTTGATTGATGAAATCCACACTCCCGATTCTTCTCGATATTTCTATAAAAACGAATACGAAGAACGTTTTGCTAAAGGCAAAAATCAAAAACAACTTTCTAAAGAATTTGTGCGCGAATGGCTGATGGATAATGGATTCCAAGGTCGTGATGGTGATATAATGCCCGAAATGACAGATGAATTTATTACCTCTGTTTCCGAAAGATATATTGAACTATACGAACAAATTACCGGTGAAAAATTTGTAAAAGCAGATACTTCAGATATTTTAGCACGTGTAGAAAAAAACATTCTTTCTTATCTGAAGAAATAAAATACCAAAATATCAAGAAAAACGTTATAAAAGCTCAGATGAAATATCTTCGTCGGAGCTTTTATATTTATCTTATAATTAAAAGTCGAAAAATTGATTATTATTGTCGCTAAAATATACCCGGAATGAAATACACCACACTTATTATACTTTTTCTTTTTCAAACTTATTTTCTTTCAGCTCAAAATATTCCTCTTGGTCATTGGCGCGACGAACTACCTTACAGCCAGCTTACATCTATTACAGAATCAGAAGATTTTGTATACGCCGCTACACCCTACAGCATCCTCAGTTTCCATAAAAAAGAAGCGGTACTCGATCGTATTTCTAAAGTGAATGGCTTGAATGATTTCGGGATTAGTACCATTCGTTATAATCCGGAATACAAAACACTGTTTATTGCTTATACCAATGCTAATATTGATTTAATAAAAAACGGAGAAATTGTAAATCTATCTGATATAAAGCGAAAAACCATTTTAGGTAATAAAACCATTAATGATATTTTCTTTATTAATCAGTTTGCTTATTTATCTTGCGGATTTGGAATAGTGGTTGTTGATATTGAGCGCGAAGAAATAAAAGACACCTATTATGTTGGAGAAAATGGAGAAAATGTTGAGGTTTTTGATTTAGATGTTTTAGACGGAGAATTTTTTGCAGCAACGGAAAACGGTATTTACCGAGCAAATATCGATAATCCAAACTTAGCAAATTTCAATAATTGGATTAAGCTAACTCATTTGCCTTTTCAGGATGCTCCCTATAATCATATTGTGGCTTTTCAGGATGAGCTTGTTGTAAATAGGTTTACTAATAGCTCTAAAGATCAGATGTTTGCCATAACATCAAACTCGTGGAAGGAAATGATATCCCCTATTAACGATAAGGTTTTAAATCTTGATGTTAGTAATGATAAATTATTATGTTCACATAAATATTCTTTAGGGATTTTTAATTCCGATTTTTCATTTGATCGTAAAATATATACTTATGGCGAAGGCTTTGAAATAACTCTTCAGCCTAATGCTGTTCTTACTTCTTCTGACGGGAATTATTATATAGCCGATAGAGCTCAGGGCTTAGTTAGTTCTCCGGATTTACAGCATTTTCAGAGTCATATTTTAAATGGACCACGTACTACAAAAGTTTTTGATATGTCTGTTGTAGGATCAAAAGTTGTAGTTGCTGCCGGAGGCAGAACCGATTCTTATGGGAATGTGTATATGAAAGACGGCATTTTTACTTATACAGATGGCTTTTGGACTAATTATTACAAGGGCAATGTACCCGCTTTAGACACAGCTTACGACTTTGTTTGTGTTGATATAAATCCTAATAATCCCAACGAATATGCCGTTGGAACTTGGGGGAAAGGATTATACACTTTTGATGAAAACGGTTTTGTAGAAGCATATGGAAGACATAATAGCAGTTTAACTCCCAATTCTATCTACAGTCATATTATGCGTTTGGGTGGTGTTGCCTACGATTCTAAAAATAATTTATGGGTAGCTTCCGCTGAATCTAATGCTCTTTTGCATAAGCGTGAACCTTCAGGAGAGTGGACTCCCTTTGAATTTGGTGCTTGGAGTTCATACAACATAAAAGATATGTTGGCAGATAATAGAGATTATTTGTGGATGTCGGTACGTATAGGCGGAGTATATTCACTTTTAGTATTTGATGAAAGTCGGCCAACAGGTCAACAGCTTAAAGGCTTGAGTACGGCTGTTGGAAGTGGAAATATACCCGGAACTATGGTATTGTCTTTAGCTTGCGATTTAGATGGCGAAATGTGGATAGGAACGGATAAAGGTATAGGTGTTATTTATCAAGCAGAGAATATTTTTTATGGAGGAGATTATGATGCTCAAAAAATTATTGTAGAACGCGATGGTTACGCTCAATATTTGCTCGATAAAGAGAAAGTAAAAACCATAGCTGTTGATGGTGCTAACCGTAAATGGATAGGAACAGAAAGGGCAGGAGTATTTTTACTTTCTGCCGACGGTCAGGAAGAATTGCTTCATTTTACAACAGAAAATA is a window of Bacteroidales bacterium DNA encoding:
- a CDS encoding phosphoribosylaminoimidazolesuccinocarboxamide synthase: MNTIVKSDFNFPELTNVYKGKVRDVYTIREELLVMLVSDRISAFDVVLPKGIPYKGQVLNQIASKFLDATVDIVPNWKMATPDPMVTVGIQCEPFPIEMIIRAYLTGSSWRSYKNGAREICGIPIPDGMREHQRFPAPIITPTTKAEQGAHDEDISKTRILRGGLVSPEDYALLEKFTTKLFERGSQMAEERGLILVDTKYEFGKKDGKIYLIDEIHTPDSSRYFYKNEYEERFAKGKNQKQLSKEFVREWLMDNGFQGRDGDIMPEMTDEFITSVSERYIELYEQITGEKFVKADTSDILARVEKNILSYLKK